Part of the Mauremys mutica isolate MM-2020 ecotype Southern chromosome 1, ASM2049712v1, whole genome shotgun sequence genome is shown below.
ccaaaagaaggttgagaggagatatgattgctctctttaaatacatcagagggataaataccagggagggagaggaattatttcagctcagtactaatgtggacacgagaacaaatggatataaattggcagtcaggaagtttaggcttgaaattagacgaaggtttcaaaccgtcaggggagtgaaattctggaacagcctaccgagggaaacagtgggggcgaaggacctctctggctttaagattaagcttgataagtttatggagggaatggtttgataggataacgtgatttagtcaataggtcaataacgtgccaccactggtaattagtaccaagggtcaatgttgggatattgaaagtctttttcctgagtgtctggctcgagagtcttgcccacatgctcggggttcagctgatcgccatatttggggtcgggaaggaattttcctccagggtagattggcagtggccctggaggtttttcgctttcctccacagcatggggcaggggtcgcttgctggaggattatctgctacttgaagtctttaaatcaggatttggggacttcaacagctgagtcaaggttgagaattatttcaggagtgggtgggtcagcttttgtggcctgcatcttgcgggaggtcagactagatgatcataatggtcccttctgatcttaagttctatgattctatgaaaaaaataTCGAGGGTATGTGGTTTTAAGCCCAATACCGGCAATAAACTGCTCTTGGCTTTGCATCACAGCATTCAGCTTAATTTTTGCCTCATTTCATACACAAGACcatacattattatttatatggtTTCACAGATAAGGAGAAAACTTTAATTTATACTGCACCTGCCACAAGGGATGTGTCTCTTTCAGAGGAGTGTGCAATATCCAAACTCTCTCCATCACTGGCTGTATTTCTGAAGAGTATCTCTGGACACAATTTAAACTCAAGCATTTGTGGTCTGTGTAGTTTATCCTCTTCTGAAGGTGAGCTATCAGTTTTCCagtcctggctgggctctggAACTTTATTAGATTTTATATGCCATATGGGTTTGGCAGGTGTTGTGTCTAGTTTTGTCAGACAAATGCTTTCTTGGGCAGTACGTATAAACGCAACTCTATTCAGATAGTTTTTCTGTTGTTCCCTTTTAAGAGAAATGTTCAGTCTACTAGTTTTTCGATTTTTTTCAGACTGTTTCTCTCTATTCTGAACATCCAGGTCTTTCTCTTTGCCAGAAAAGTAGGTTTTAGACTTTTTAGAAGGgcgccctttttttttctttggtttGGGGATATAATTATGATTTGCTAAGAATAAGTTTTTATATTTCCAGACATTTTCTTCTTTCGATGTTGCAGATTTCTCAAAATATGCCACATCAGTACTTTGTTTATTATATCCTGCACGTTTGAAAGTGTTCGTTTCATATTTGATTCTTTCACtatccaattttgattttttggAGTCTCTCTCCCCAATCACGTTTTCTTTCCGTTTTTGTCTATATAAACGTTCCTGTGAAGGTAGGATATTTATAGATTTATGCTGAGAATATTCATACTTTCTTGAGCTTGCATTTGGGGATTTTCTTGTGGCTCCATGATGATTATCTGACTTATGTTTTATTTCCGTTGGCAATTTTGTCTTCTCTTTAATTTGTCCATTCTTGCTAAATGTGTAATTATGTCTCTTAACTCTGTGTGCTTCACCTGCACTCTGTTCAAGTTTTTTATATTTATGTTCTTCATATATTTTAGTTTGTTTGACCTCAATGGTTTCTGAAatttttgaattgtggacatgTGTCTTGGATTTCATGGCCAACCCTTCTGTTTGTGTTTGATCTTTTTCAAAGGATTCCATCTTAcagactttttctttttttttagttgATATTATCAAGTGTTCTACATTTGTATGATGGACCTTTCCTGAAGCAAATTCCTGCCTCGTGCATTTCTGAGAATCTGTTTCACTAGTCCAAACTTCTTTCTCCGAAGAGGGAGTCAATACATGGAGTTGCAACTCTCTGCTCCGCTGGCCATTCATTCTTTTGAATTGATCAGTTTCTCTTTTCTCAGAAGAATGAAAAGGTCTGATTATTTCTTGGTGTGCTTTAGCTGATTTGTTTAGCTTAATATCTTTGTTTATTGTAGAGTTTTGGGCATTGTTTAGCTTAATATCTTTGTTTATTGTAGAGTTTTGGGCATATTTTCTATCTTTGTCTAATGTGGGAAGATTTTTGCTTGTATCATGTAATTTGACAGGAAGCTGCAGGTTGTTTCCCACTGCACAGTTAGTCTTTGTTATGAGACCAGTTCTACTCGTTGTTTCCTGTCTCCCTTTAAAGCCAGTGTTTTCAGATTCTGAACACTGATTGCCACCATCCTGTTTCTCCGAAGCAGCATCCTCTTGAGATTTGCATGAGCACGCTGGCACTGCATAAACTGCAGCTAGCCAACCCATTAAACAACAATACGTAAATTTTTTATCTCGTTTTGGGGCTGCGGTTTCCTGCGTGTTCTTTTCCCTCTCCATGCCTAGATTCTGATCAGGCTGGATTTGGCTTTctaaagtctctctctctgatgAACTGATTTCCAGTTGTTGATTTTCAGTGTTTTCCACCATGACTTTGTTACAGGATTGGTGACTATGTTCAGGGAACAGTTCTTTCATTTGTTCTGAATTTAgtattgtgatttttatttggtTTATTGGATCCTTAGGATCACAGCTTTTGCTATAAGCTTGAGTTCCTTTTTCAACTTGATTCTCTGTTGGCTCAATCACAGAAACTTCATTTTTAGTCAGCTCTTTCATCAGTACGTCTACACCTTCAATCCCATAAGGAAACTCTTTTAAAAGTTCAGTCAGCTGATCATTTAGAAAGGTTACAGGTACGGCTCTATTACCACTAATCCCATTGTCCACTGTATTTTCCCCTTCATTGAATATATGTTCttgtgtattttcttcctttgcagTAGAATAGACATCTGTTTCACCGATTACCTTAAATGATAGGTCTTGTTTGTTTCTGATCAACTCCTGGTTAACATCAACAACATTTTCTCCATTCCCGGAAACTATATTTTGCACTATTTTTTGTCCCGAGCTACAAACAGTTTTAGAAGtgtcttcatttttttcttcctccaaaCTGCTTACATTTACATCATCAAAAATCCTTTTATTATACTGATTTGTAGCACATGGAAACATCTCTAAACTTGGTACTCCTAATGGCTTTGTTGTGGAAACTGCTTTAGACACAGGTTTTTGCAATGGCAGAAAACTCTCACCCTCTAacatatttgttttcatttcagattCTCCTTTACAAGTGTCCAATTGTTGTTCTTTATGCTTTGTATTAGAGATATTTTCTTCTAACAAGGCATCATTTTTCTCTAAATGCATCAAAGGGACAGAACTGAACATATTGGCTATTTGTGAATTATAAGATGCATCACTTTCAACAAGTGAACATACACTGGAAATCTGTAACATGTCATCCTCTGATACAATCGTGGTAGCGCCCCCTGGTTCTACAAAGTCCTCACAATCTTTATTCTTTGTTAGATCATCTTGAGACACTAGACTAGAACCATTTGTGCTTGTTTTGGGCAAAGAAGTTTtgttttgtaaactgagctgcATGTTAGTTTTTTTCACTTCTTGTGCAAACTGATCAGCTTTCCTTTTGTTTACATCATATGAGTAGTTTGAATTTACAGCATCTTTTACTATTTTGTTTCCATTAGCTGATTTGGTGTACTGCATATCTGAATCCACTTTCTGTATTGGAATACATGTATTGGATAGTAAGTAAGTAGTTTCCACTATCCCTTTATTGGTATTTCCCACTACTGAAACATCTTCTTGTTTCTCTTCTTGTAGACTACATACACTACCTCCTTCAAACAATGGATAAATTTCAgcagaaaatgtatttttttcttgatGTTCACTTAAAGTTCTCTCTTTAGAAAGTATTAAAGGAGAAACTACAGCAACTTGGGGTTCAAAACCCTTGATCAAGTTGGAACCCAATGTATCATGTTTTTGCCCAACAGAAGGAGTTGTAGAAGACAGAGTTGTTTCATTTGTACTTATTGTAACTTTATTTAGGTCACCTTTAGTTACTGCAGTTTGGTTGTTTTCCAAGATACGACATGTACTCTGATCATGAAATCCTTCATAAGATGATGAAATCagatttgattctatgcttttaTTTGACTGACTATATTGAACATCCACAGATTCTGAAGGACACTTTCTCCACAAAGCAAGACATGCCGCTAGCTCTTCCATAGAAGTAGTACagctgttcattttagaaaatgaGTTTCCAGTAGCAACTGGTGGTGATGTATTCTCAGCTACACCATTAGTTACACctagttcagctgtttctgaagCAAGAGGATTTATGTGAGAAGTACTGAGTATCTTCTCGTTGTTCAACATTTTGCTGTTCTCCGTTGGCTGAGAACAAACGCCTTTAGTGTGCTGATCCAATTCAGGACATGCTGATATTGAACACTGCACTGTCTCTACAGCACCTTTTACTTCTCTTTTGTTGGCCAGTGAACTTCCTCCTGACAGTGTTAAAGTGGAAGCTGTTTTTTCATTCTGAAGGAGGCTAGACATTTTATTAGCAAGAGCACCAGACTTTTTTTCTTGCAAAATATTCATACTATTTAGAACAGAGTGGAGAAGTGAGGCTTCCCCAGTGCTAACTGATGTATTTTCTGGTAGGACTCTGTCAGAGCTACTAAGTTTGGTAAAACCCAAAGTGTTTTCAGTGCATTTCATGGTCTCTCGAGTAGGACCTGCAGCTGGTGCATTCTTTGGGCCTAATACTGAAGTTCTCTCAAGATTATTTAAATGAACTGGGAGTTTATCCTGATAGGCAATCAAAACAGAGCTTGAAGCAGAATTTCCTTGGTTAATCCAATGACTATTCTGAGTCTTATCTAATCCTTCACTGCCAGTGTTGGTAATGTTTTTGTCATTTCTTTCTTCAAGTGAAGACTGACGAAGCGGCAGTTGTTGACTCTTCATTCCCACTGTACCAGAGTGTGAAAATGTTCCAGTCTGATTGGCCACATGTGGAAAAAGTTTAAAGTTAGTGTTTCGATTTTGTGGAGGAAGGTCAGAGGTCATTTTATTATGTTCTGAAGATGCCAagagtttttgttttattaaaaaaaccctttcaagtattgcatatttttttttaatttccaacaGTTTCTGAGCTTCCATAGCCAGACTCTCTTTTGTTACTTTCAATCTATCATCTGTTGATGAAATACTTTTAGAATTATTGGGCAAATCTGTTGAACCATTAATTGGGCTTTCTTGTACTGAAGCTATTTTATTCGGTGGCTCAGAAGGAACTGTCACAACTTCTTGCATGCTGTTAAAATACCTTTCTAAAATGTATGTTGAAGGCTTAGCTGTTGCATTAGAAGACTGATTTGCTGTCACATTTCCACTTAAATTATAAACATTTCCAGTTGCCTGACTGGTTTCTCCAGACTCTAGTTTCTGCCAGTGCTGTTGTACATCTTTAATGTAAGAAACATTACTGTGATCTGACATAGGTTTCTGCTGGTTCTGAATATGTTCATTAGATATAATTGGAACTACCTGTTGAAGACCTGTCAAAGATTGTGCTGCAGCTCTACAATCATAACTAGAAGGATAGCGTGGAGGATTTCCATTATGATCTTCAGAGCCAATTTGGGCTGACGCATATTGTTGCGATTGTACCCCTATTGCAGTGTTTGTACTTGATGAATGTGTATCCTGAAATGGAGTGCTTGGACAGTGTACTTGTTGCTGGAGATGTTGTGTAGGCAAAGCAAAAGCTAAAGAGTTCTGTTGAGAATTTACACACTCATTTGATGACTGATTAATGGGTACTGTAGTACATTGTTGAGAAGATGCAGGCCCATTCAAGTTATATTGTGGTACCCATTCTATTGGCAGCTCCTGTGAAGACATATTGCATGCTTGGTTACCTTGATAAAACATCACAGTTCTTGTAAAATTAGGTTGTGCTATTTGAGGCTGCATAGGATACGCATTTGTAGTCACATACTGATTCTGTGGCTTCTGAGGTATACTCTGTAAATTTTTTGCAGGGCTTGTTTGTGATGATGCAGTAGCTATTCTTGATTGGGGAAAAACATGCATGTTGGACACCGAGTTTGGCCAAAGATTTAGAGTAGTCTCTACTGGCACATGTGTAGCCTGTTTTGGGGCAAGCCGCCTGGTTTGTACACGTGAAGGTGGATGCCTCTCAAATGAACGTTGCGAGGTAACAAGAACTCTACCAGGTACAGATTCTTTTGAAAATGCTTGTTGCAATGTTTTGTATCCCTCAGTATTTTGGAAAGGTAATGGATTTGTAACCATGTTCATGTTAGACTGGAGATATACCGTCTGGTTACTTCCAGGATAAGTACAAGCATTCTGAGTAGAGTATGTGCTTGTCTGAGGGAAAGCACATGCATTAGCAAGCGTGTGAGAAAAATGAATTCCTTGACTTTGCAAGTTCTTCTGATTATCAGCATTTTGGGGTGGTCTTACATTCCAGTTCATCCTGTCTTGGTGTTGCTTTTATTTCTGTTGAGTTTAAATTCTGAATTCTAAAAAGAAGtcaaaatattaattatatttatgCCAATAAATGTTTTTATTCTAACTTTCAAATATCTACTACTAACAGAATTGTTTGAATGAAATGAAGTTGCTAGATAAACTTCACTTATGAGCCATAATACTGACATCAAAAATCCCGAATGCTAAAAAGTACGTTAAAGATCTTTCCCAGAATATGATCTAGTTTTGAAAAACAAAGTCATAGCATATGAATTTggatttttatatttgttttcactCATTTTTGcttaaacaaagaaatgtatgcaATAAGCAGCTAAAATAAGCAACGAGTAAAAACAGTTGAACTCAAACATTTACAAAGCATAATATCAACTCAAGGACTAATAAAGCACAAGGCACATTTTATAAAAAAGAAGCTTCACTTTGAAAAGTCTGTGATATACAGAGAAGCAGACTTCCAAATATTGGCGGGGGGAATCATTTGTAGTTAAAAGATTTCCCCTCAAATATTTGTGTCCTATTTTTCTCCAGTTCTATTGGAGATGTAATTTCACCCTCCTTGCAGTTAGGGCCAACCACTAATTACTGTATGCAAAGTTGTAAAATTTAGTATAATCAGTTTGATATTCTTAACTATATAATATAAATACTCATCTTCATTTTTTAATATTGTTTGTCAACGTTAAACTTATTCAGTAGCCAGAAGGGATGGAGTCAAGCACATATATGACATCAAGAGAAAACAGGAACTTGTCAAATTTACATATGACAAAGGGCTCTGGTGTCCAACATTTCTGTTTAATATAGATATTCCAGGTACCCAGTATCACATCATAAAGTTTCCTGAAAATCAGAGAATAAAAAAAACTTACCTTTTTGCTTTCAAGATCTGAATTAAATAACTACTGGACTGCTCAAGCATTTGTATATATTTCAAGAAAGATGACTAAATAATTTTAAAgactaaaataattaataaagcaaGTTGCAAGATAATTGATAGACTATATAAACTAATAAAAACTAAGCATCTACAGTTGCTTCACTCAAAAATTCCTAGCAAATGTGGTAAGAGCCAACTATAGTAGTTGGCACTAGTAAGAAGAAATGTATGGATTAAAAAGGTAGTCTGAATCTCTCAAATGACTATGGGGCAGAATTAAGGCTGTTTGTAAACTGTGAGCCTCAGAACATTCTTTAGGGGTGCCAATCAATCCCTCCTCTTCCATGCAAACCCAAGACAACTTATTTCCCTTTCTAAACTAGAATAGGACAGTCATTCAAGAGCCTATGTGGGGCTGGTGACTTTTTTGGCTGTTTCGGATCCGCTAATCCTAAAGTGACTCCCAGATGGCGAGGCTGTTTGTACCCCACAAGCCTATAAAGTTCCTTCATGCTCCAGATGAATTTAAGGGGGAAATTGCTCCAAATAAACTCCTAAAAagcactgcagggagggggattACAGATATCCTGAAAAGCCTCCATAAATCAGTAAGAGGAGTGAAACAGTTCCCGTGCCTTCTTTCTCCACTACTCTCTCCCATGGATGCATGCTCATCCTGCCCACTCCACTCCACACCCCACTTCCTCTCATCACTACCAAAACCTGTAAAGTGGTCCACTTGCTGGCTGTGGAGCCATAAAGAGGGAGGGAAGCCCAGTGACCTTGGAATAGGCAGAAGAGTTATAACTAGGTAAATCCCCAGCTAGATGAATAAATAAGTTTAATTGTTTACTTTAAGAGGCCTCTCACTAAGAGCTATAGAgctgaacttaaaaaaaagattaaaggaaGACAGTTTTCCAGCAGACATGACATCTTTCGATATCTTGTTTTAAGTCTATTGGAGCAGACAAGCCATTCTGATATAACTATTTAAAATCATAATAACTTACCAAATTAGTATTTAATTGACCAGTGTGTAGTCTGTGTACTCATTGAAGTCATTGGtaaagctcctattgacttcagtgaatgaAGAATCAGGCAATCATCTCCACTGAATGAATCCTAAAacttaatttattaatttttttccttcccccaccaccctTTAAAAGTGACCAAACAAAAGTTGAGATATTTTGGCCTCTACAGAACCCCTCTAATTTTAAGCCCctctcatttttaattttaagtcaAATAGGAACTCACACAGTCAAAGACATAACCTACCAATTTTGAAGGTTAATTTCTCAGTTCATCAGGGAAAAGAAGTGCGTCAAAACAACCGCTCCTGGCACACCCTCCTCTGGCAGGGCGCAGGATGGCAAGTGCTCCTGTCACAGTTGCCCCTTGGCCCAGCCATAAAAGGAACACAGCCCCAATGATTCAGCCCCATTCAGCCTCTCTTGCTCAGGAAGGTCAATAAGCTAGCCCCTCCCCAGGAAAAGGGAAGAACTGGCTAGGAGACCAGTAAAGGACCTGCACACCTTTCCATTCTCTGGAGATTTTGTCCCAGGAAGCTCTCACCTGCCAGCCTATGCTCTAAGTGTATGTCTAATCAGGAACTAGACACCAGCAGctagcctgtgccagctgacttgggctcacaggactCAGGTTGTTTCATTGTTGTTGTCGACTTCCAAGCTTGAACTCCAGCCTGACCCCTGGGACCCTGTGGGGTGGGATTGTCCCAGGGCTCGAACTCCAGCCTGggtccagaagtctacacagcaatgcaTCCTGAGCCcaatgagcccgagtcagctgacacagatCAACGGGGTGTCTAGTTGctgagtagacataccctcagtcaacCTTGACTCACTAGGTCTCCACTCCCCTCTAGGGCCCATGTGCCCTCTTTAAGCCTAATCAGGAGGCAGCTAAAAAGTGTACTGTCCtcttccctcttaaagggccagtgcaACCCTGTGACAATGAATTCCTCGTTTTTGGAGGGAGGAGAGCACTTATAAGAAGGTCAGTTGGAATGAATAAACTGATCACTGCCAATTCATAATTCAACATCTAGTATAAAGAATTGTCTATTTTAAGTCCATCCAAGAGCCACTGTGCATGCCATTCTACCGTGAAAACTGATTGCCTCAGACAGCACCTTCAAACTCATTTAGTCCATGTGTTTGTTCAAAGTCATATTTTCTTATTGTagggacaaaaaacaaacaaacaccatttAGTGCTTTTTCCTCATTAGTATTACAGCATCAATACAGTCAAAAGAGGGAAgcatagtcacttttgaaaattttgcccaagTGACTCatgagcctaagtcccattttcaaaaattacAGGATCTTAAGTGCCTAAGCTAGGTCTACACTTGGAAGGCTTTGATGATATAGCTAAACTGCCAATGTGTTCCTAGCATGGGTGCAACTATGCTTTTTGCTGGTATAATTGCACCCACACAAGGAGATTCTGCTGGCACAACTATGTCACAAATCACGTCACTccctgcgcgcgcacacacacacacacacacacacacccctaccaagctatgctggcaaaaatttgtagtgcagacctggtcTAAGTCTCATTAAAAATccatgggatttaggtgcccagcTGCATAGGCCATTTCTGAAAGTGGGACTTAcaaattttgtaaaatatttatcCTATATTCCCTTTGTGTGCATTGGTAGAATCGTGAGCAAGTTCAAACTGAagtgccaaaaaacaaaaaacaaaacaaaacccaccaaccATGCAGCAATGACATTTGTGACATGTCAGTTGCACTGTAGAGGACTTCTACTACCTGATTTGAAGTAACCGTGTTATTTAGTGACAGGCACAGGGAATCCAACGTATATTTCAATTCTTAAGGGTCACCCACTCGCAGTACCTGGTAATATTAAAAGTAGAAAGGTCTTCATTTATTTGAGGGTCTTCCTGAACTTGGCCTTTGatttctgaatattttaaaacagcTGAACTGTATACTTGAGTACTAATTTTAAGGACTGAATGCTGTTACATGTTTGGATGTAATAAGACATGCtgccaaataaataaatcttcAACTGAGTTGGTTAAGACAGACAAAATCAATACTTTA
Proteins encoded:
- the RESF1 gene encoding LOW QUALITY PROTEIN: retroelement silencing factor 1 (The sequence of the model RefSeq protein was modified relative to this genomic sequence to represent the inferred CDS: deleted 2 bases in 1 codon), whose protein sequence is MWPIRLEHFHTGTVGMKSQQLPLRQSSLEERNDKNITNTGSEGLDKTQNSHWINQGNSASSSVLIAYQDKLPVHLNNLERTSVLGPKNAPAAGPTRETMKCTENTLGFTKLSSSDRVLPENTSVSTGEASLLHSVLNSMNILQEKKSGALANKMSSLLQNEKTASTLTLSGGSSLANKREVKGAVETVQCSISACPELDQHTKGVCSQPTENSKMLNNEKILSTSHINPLASETAELGVTNGVAENTSPPVATGNSFSKMNSCTTSMEELAACLALWRKCPSESVDVQYSQSNKSIESNLISSSYEGFHDQSTCRILENNQTAVTKGDLNKVTISTNETTLSSTTPSVGQKHDTLGSNLIKGFEPQVAVVSPLILSKERTLSEHQEKNTFSAEIYPLFEGGSVCSLQEEKQEDVSVVGNTNKGIVETTYLLSNTCIPIQKVDSDMQYTKSANGNKIVKDAVNSNYSYDVNKRKADQFAQEVKKTNMQLSLQNKTSLPKTSTNGSSLVSQDDLTKNKDCEDFVEPGGATTIVSEDDMLQISSVCSLVESDASYNSQIANMFSSVPLMHLEKNDALLEENISNTKHKEQQLDTCKGESEMKTNMLEGESFLPLQKPVSKAVSTTKPLGVPSLEMFPCATNQYNKRIFDDVNVSSLEEEKNEDTSKTVCSSGQKIVQNIVSGNGENVVDVNQELIRNKQDLSFKVIGETDVYSTAKEENTQEHIFNEGENTVDNGISGNRAVPVTFLNDQLTELLKEFPYGIEGVDVLMKELTKNEVSVIEPTENQVEKGTQAYSKSCDPKDPINQIKITILNSEQMKELFPEHSHQSCNKVMVENTENQQLEISSSERETLESQIQPDQNLGMEREKNTQETAAPKRDKKFTYCCLMGWLAAVYAVPACSCKSQEDAASEKQDGGNQCSESENTGFKGRQETTSRTGLITKTNCAVGNNLQLPVKLHDTSKNLPTLDKDRKYAQNSTINKDIKLNNAQNSTINKDIKLNKSAKAHQEIIRPFHSSEKRETDQFKRMNGQRSRELQLHVLTPSSEKEVWTSETDSQKCTRQEFASGKVHHTNVEHLIISTKKKEKVCKMESFEKDQTQTEGLAMKSKTHVHNSKISETIEVKQTKIYEEHKYKKLEQSAGEAHRVKRHNYTFSKNGQIKEKTKLPTEIKHKSDNHHGATRKSPNASSRKYEYSQHKSINILPSQERLYRQKRKENVIGERDSKKSKLDSERIKYETNTFKRAGYNKQSTDVAYFEKSATSKEENVWKYKNLFLANHNYIPKPKKKKGRPSKKSKTYFSGKEKDLDVQNREKQSEKNRKTSRLNISLKREQQKNYLNRVAFIRTAQESICLTKLDTTPAKPIWHIKSNKVPEPSQDWKTDSSPSEEDKLHRPQMLEFKLCPEILFRNTASDGESLDIAHSSERDTSLVAGVKSKKEDWLNYIPMKQRKTEGTAQVDDDIPLDAAIQILEGNEALHVPVKDSKTMFQTYRKMYLAKRSRSLDSSCSK